A window of Onychostoma macrolepis isolate SWU-2019 chromosome 01, ASM1243209v1, whole genome shotgun sequence contains these coding sequences:
- the LOC131536468 gene encoding uncharacterized protein LOC131536468 encodes MSEFLEELTRLQHDGISFKGETLNVKVNAFICDAPARAFLKCIKGHNVYNSCERCTIEGKYVNHRVVFNYQPQEKILSRTEEEFSSLSYPFHQNGLSPLVDAGLSCIQSFSLDYMHLVCLGVVRRLLVFLKQGPRECKISQRQIREISSKLESLNGKLPREFARQPRSLASLERWKATEFRQFLLYTGPVVLRDVLPDSFYHHFLTLTVAMSILLDADDDTRKAYTAYAEELLMHFYKTSTKLYSPIFPSYNVHSLIHLAEDVRHFGTSLNEICAFPFENHLHKLKKSIRNATNPISQLSKRITEMDNAKVHTIPAPHRASVSTKMKDSCFMFGDGFAFVKEKRSDKMCVCDLFHLDSLESFFDRPCDSKLLNIARLRDERRPGKRKLIEQKELKKKVVCLPYGNGFVFMPMLHGSERH; translated from the coding sequence ATGTCGGAATTTCTTGAAGAGCTCACTAGGCTTCAGCATGATGGAATTTCATTCAAAGGTGAAACCTTAAATGTCAAGGTCAACGCTTTCATCTGTGATGCTCCAGCGAGAGcttttttaaagtgcataaagGGGCACAATGTGTACAATAGTTGTGAGCGATGCACTATTGAAGGAAAATACGTGAACCACAGGGTGGTCTTCAATTACCAACCACAAGAGAAGATTTTGTCGAGAACAGAAGAAGAATTCAGTAGTTTGTCCTACCCTTTCCACCAAAATGGACTATCACCCCTTGTAGATGCAGGCCTGTCATGCATACAATCTTTTAGCTTGGACTACATGCATCTGGTCTGTCTAGGGGTGGTAAGACGCTTACTCGTCTTCTTGAAACAGGGTCCCAGAGAGTGCAAAATTTCGCAGAGGCAAATTCGTGAGATTTCATCCAAGCTTGAGTCTCTCAACGGAAAACTCCCAAGGGAATTTGCCAGACAGCCACGTTCTCTTGCTTCTCTGGAAAGATGGAAAGCAACCGAATTCCGGCAATTCTTACTCTATACTGGACCTGTTGTTCTTCGTGATGTGTTGCCTGACAGCTTCTACCACCACTTTCTAACCCTGACCGTTGCCATGTCCATACTGTTGGACGCTGATGATGACACGAGGAAGGCATATACAGCCTATGCTGAAGAGCTGCTGATGCACTTTTATAAAACATCTACTAAACTCTACAGCCCTATCTTTCCGTCGTACAATGTTCATTCTCTTATCCACTTGGCAGAAGACGTTAGACATTTTGGAACGTCTTTAAACGAGATCTGTGCTTTTCCGTTCGAAAACCATCTGCACAAACTAAAGAAGAGCATCAGGAATGCAACCAATCCAATTTCACAGCTTTCCAAGAGAATCACTGAGATGGATAATGCCAAAGTTCACACTATACCAGCACCCCACCGGGCATCTGTGTCTACAAAAATGAAGGACTCCTGTTTTATGTTTGGAGATGGCTTTGCCTTTGTCAAGGAAAAGAGATCTGataagatgtgtgtgtgtgacttgtTCCACCTTGACAGTTTAGAGAGTTTCTTTGACCGTCCATGTGATTCCAAGCTCCTAAACATAGCTCGTCTCAGGGATGAAAGACGACCGGGGAAAAGAAAGCTCATTGAGCAGAAGGAACTGAAGAAGAAAGTGGTCTGTCTTCCCTATGGGAATGGATTCGTTTTTATGCCGATGCTTCACGGCAGTGAAAGACACTAA
- the LOC131536584 gene encoding B-cell receptor CD22-like, with protein MLNNNQCMTAALDIMCVLCSDLQVESPERVTEGDSVRLTCKSSCALTDGATFIWYRNSQPLTERRDRNNQLLLQSVRREDAGRYSCALHGHIYISPAVQLSVTYPPKCVSVSISPSGEIVEGDSVTLSCSSDSNPAAEISWFKGGTSIGSGRIYSISKIRSDHSGEYKCIDEHGEKYSDAVTLNVMYPPRNVSVSIVQSGQFWEGDSVTLICSSDSNPPAEISWFKENQSSAVGSGQSFSALQSGRFYCEAHNQHGSQRSDAVTVTVKGHLLILYISIGVFCGAAVITTMLLIWSVFDCRYLTSFITFNKNNKENI; from the exons ATGTTGAATAATAATCAGTGTATGACAGCAGCACTagatataatgtgtgtgttgtgttcagaTCTTCAGGTGGAGTCTCCTGAGAGAGTGACAGAGGGAGATTCAGTCCGTCTGACATGTAAAAGCAGCTGCGCTCTGACTGACGGAGCAACATTCATCTGGTACAGAAACTCACAGCCATTAACTGAGAGAAGAGACAGAAACAATCAACTCCTGCTGCAGTCAGTCAGAAGAGAGGATGCAGGCAGATATAGCTGTGCTCTACATGGACACATTTACATCTCTCCTGCTGTTCAGCTCAGTGTCACGT ACCCACCAAAGTGTGTCTCAGTGTCCATCAGTCCATCTGGTGAAATagtggagggagattcagtgacTCTGAGCTGCAGCAGTGATTCAAACCCAGCTGCAGAAATCAGCTGGTTTAAAGGAGGAACGTCTATAGGATCTGGAAGAATCTACAGCATCTCAAAGATCAGATCTGATCACAGTGGAGAATACAAGTGCATCGATGAACATGGAGAGAAATACTCTGATGCTGTGACTTTAAACGTCATGT accCACCCAGGAACGTCTCAGTGTCCATCGTTCAGTCAGGTCAGTTCTGGGAAGgtgattcagtgactctgaTCTGCAGCAGTGATTCAAACCCACCTGCAGAAATCAGCTGGTTTAAGGAGAATCAAAGCTCAGCTGTTGGATCTGGACAGAGTTTCAGTGCACTACAGAGTGGACGCTTCTACTGTGAGGCTCACAATCAACATGGATCTCAGAGATCAGATGCTGTTACTGTCACTGTTAAAG GACATCTTCTGATATTGTACATATCCATTGGAGTGTTTTGTGGAGCTGCGGTTATCACCACGATGTTGCtgatttggtcagtatttgatTGCAGGTACTTAACGTCGTTTATAACctttaataagaataataaagaaaacatttag